A genomic window from Lycium barbarum isolate Lr01 chromosome 4, ASM1917538v2, whole genome shotgun sequence includes:
- the LOC132637139 gene encoding uncharacterized protein LOC132637139 — protein sequence MHDYLMAEDSELWDIILDGPFVPTRTNTETEKLEVKPTKEYTETDRKAIEKGLKVKKILICGIEPDEYNCVSSHETAKEIWEAFLTAHEGTSQVKQSKIDMLTTEYELFRMKDDESIQDTNTRFTSIINELHSLGEIISIVPHLLTVFCLREQIRNLVLYLFFSGLLVFISVTIM from the coding sequence ATGCATGACTATTTGATGGCTGAAGATTCTGAACTCTGGGACATTATTCTTGATGGTCCTTTTGTCCCTACTAGGAcgaatactgaaactgaaaagCTAGAAGTAAAGCCTACGAAAGAATACACTGAAACTGATAGAAAAGCCATTGAAAAGGGGCTCAAGGTAAAGAAAATTCTAATATGTGGTATTGAACCAGATGAATACAATTGTGTTTCGTCTCATGAAACTGCCAAGGAAATATGGGAAGCTTTTCTAACGGCGCATGAAGGAACCTCTCAAGTCAAACAGTCCAAAATAGACATGCTCACCACTGAGTATGAACTATTTAGGATGAAGGATGATGAGTCAATCCAAGATACGAACACTCGTTTCACCTCCATTATCAATGAGCTTCATTCTCTTGGTGAGATTATTTCAATTGTGCCTCATCTACTTACTGTTTTTTGCTTGAGGGAACAGATAAGGAACCTAGTCCTTTATCTGTTTTTCAGTGGACTCTTAGTTTTCATCAGCGTCACTATAATGTAA